A window of Phycobacter azelaicus contains these coding sequences:
- a CDS encoding DUF2147 domain-containing protein, which produces MKTLTLGLTVALTLATGALADQVAGKWKTQEGEEGGYLHVDIAPCGSSICGTIAKAYGAGGGVTADYEHLGKRLIWDMKADGNGSYSGGKIWAPDADKTYKSKMLLNGNRLEVKGCVAGGLICRGQTWTRVN; this is translated from the coding sequence ATGAAGACACTGACACTGGGGCTGACCGTTGCCCTGACACTGGCCACCGGCGCCCTTGCCGATCAGGTCGCCGGCAAGTGGAAGACCCAAGAGGGCGAGGAAGGCGGCTATCTGCACGTGGATATCGCGCCCTGCGGCTCAAGCATTTGCGGCACCATCGCCAAGGCCTATGGCGCCGGGGGCGGGGTGACGGCAGACTACGAACATCTCGGTAAGCGTTTGATTTGGGATATGAAAGCTGACGGGAACGGCAGCTATTCGGGTGGCAAGATCTGGGCGCCGGATGCGGACAAGACCTACAAGTCGAAGATGTTGCTCAATGGCAACCGCTTGGAGGTGAAGGGCTGCGTTGCAGGCGGTCTGATCTGCCGGGGGCAGACCTGGACGCGGGTCAACTGA
- the hisH gene encoding imidazole glycerol phosphate synthase subunit HisH, producing the protein MLTAIIDYESGNLHSAEKAFQRMAQEVDAGEVVVTSDADVVARADRLVLPGDGAFPACAAELRGHKGIYDAMVHAVEDKGRPFLGICVGMQLMATTGHEYEDTPGLDWVGGDVVKITPEDPALKVPHMGWNDLVIDHDHPVFDGISSGDHCYFVHSYHFRVADPAERLAHVDYGGDVTAVIGKGTMLGMQFHPEKSQHVGLRMIGNFLTWKP; encoded by the coding sequence ATGCTGACGGCGATCATCGATTACGAAAGCGGCAATCTCCACTCTGCCGAGAAAGCCTTTCAGCGCATGGCGCAAGAGGTTGACGCGGGAGAGGTCGTGGTGACCTCCGATGCCGATGTGGTGGCTCGCGCCGACCGGCTGGTGCTGCCCGGCGATGGCGCCTTTCCCGCTTGCGCGGCTGAACTGCGCGGACATAAAGGCATCTATGATGCCATGGTCCACGCGGTCGAGGACAAGGGTCGCCCCTTCCTTGGCATCTGCGTCGGGATGCAGCTGATGGCCACTACCGGCCATGAATATGAGGACACACCGGGCCTCGATTGGGTTGGCGGCGATGTGGTGAAAATCACCCCCGAGGATCCGGCACTCAAGGTGCCGCACATGGGCTGGAACGATCTGGTGATCGACCATGACCACCCGGTCTTCGACGGCATTTCATCGGGCGATCACTGCTATTTCGTGCACTCCTACCATTTCCGTGTCGCGGACCCCGCAGAACGTCTGGCCCATGTGGATTATGGCGGCGATGTCACTGCGGTCATCGGCAAGGGCACCATGCTGGGCATGCAGTTTCACCCGGAGAAAAGCCAGCATGTGGGCCTGCGGATGATCGGCAACTTCCTAACCTGGAAACCCTGA
- a CDS encoding helix-turn-helix transcriptional regulator — protein sequence MPIGGQVVDRLSSLMARFHMVVEPAEPQDANLVACGDAAAGLSRLVFHPVARGEASEQEACLSLRVEWSGAHNPLVAALPERVEVSLDAAPELRAILDLIRQEVEVRRCGAQSILASLGQAAMVRLLRHLIEAGTAEPGLLAGLSDARLARAIVAMHDRPGRVWTTQDLATEAGLSLSRFSELFSQQVGESPMSYLRRWRLTLARQDLQRGDRVDAVARRYAYDSPEGFTRAFRRAYGCAPVSMRKGAA from the coding sequence ATGCCGATTGGAGGACAGGTCGTGGACAGATTGTCGAGCCTCATGGCGCGCTTTCACATGGTGGTGGAGCCGGCAGAACCGCAGGATGCCAATCTTGTCGCCTGTGGCGATGCGGCGGCTGGATTGTCACGGCTGGTTTTTCATCCTGTTGCTCGGGGCGAGGCCTCCGAGCAGGAGGCTTGCCTTTCCCTGCGGGTGGAGTGGTCCGGCGCCCATAACCCACTGGTCGCGGCCCTGCCGGAGCGGGTGGAAGTCTCCCTGGACGCCGCGCCAGAGCTGCGGGCGATCCTCGATCTGATCCGGCAGGAGGTAGAGGTGCGCCGCTGCGGTGCACAAAGCATCCTGGCCAGCCTGGGGCAGGCGGCGATGGTGCGGCTGCTGCGTCACCTGATCGAGGCGGGCACGGCAGAGCCTGGGCTTCTGGCAGGGCTGTCCGACGCGCGCCTTGCACGGGCGATCGTCGCGATGCACGACCGTCCGGGGCGGGTCTGGACCACGCAGGATCTGGCGACCGAAGCGGGCCTATCCCTGTCGCGGTTTTCGGAACTATTCTCGCAGCAGGTGGGGGAAAGCCCGATGAGCTATCTGCGTCGCTGGCGCCTGACGCTGGCGCGGCAGGATCTGCAGCGTGGCGACCGGGTCGATGCGGTGGCGCGGCGCTATGCCTATGATTCGCCCGAAGGCTTCACCCGTGCCTTTCGCCGTGCCTATGGCTGCGCGCCGGTCTCGATGCGCAAAGGGGCGGCCTGA
- a CDS encoding WGR domain-containing protein, protein MQIRLEKFDHHSGRHRYCVLRLSQTLFGDWCVEQALGPIAAPGGQERRAYFSQHAEALQLFEAVRDRHVGRGYVPIPVQLGLL, encoded by the coding sequence TTGCAGATCAGACTGGAAAAATTCGACCACCACAGCGGGCGCCATCGCTATTGCGTGTTGCGACTGAGCCAGACCCTGTTCGGGGATTGGTGCGTGGAACAGGCGCTGGGGCCGATCGCTGCCCCTGGCGGGCAGGAGCGGCGCGCCTATTTCAGCCAGCACGCCGAAGCCCTGCAGCTGTTCGAGGCGGTCCGGGATCGCCATGTGGGCCGCGGCTACGTGCCGATCCCGGTTCAGTTGGGGCTGCTCTGA
- the hisA gene encoding 1-(5-phosphoribosyl)-5-[(5-phosphoribosylamino)methylideneamino]imidazole-4-carboxamide isomerase translates to MILYPAIDLKDGQAVRLLHGDMDKTTVFNDNPAAQALEFVAAGCEWLHLVDLNGAFAGEPVNAAPVEEILKQCKVPAQLGGGIRDMKTIENWIDKGLARVILGTVAVENPDLVREAARAFPGKVAVGIDARNGRVATKGWAEETDVMVTDLAKSFEDAGVAAIIYTDIMRDGAMKGPNVEATADLANAVSIPVIASGGVSSLDDLRALKSCGAPLNGAISGRALYDGAIDLSEALAVLKG, encoded by the coding sequence ATGATCCTCTATCCCGCAATCGACCTCAAGGATGGCCAGGCCGTGCGCCTGTTGCACGGGGACATGGACAAGACCACCGTGTTCAACGACAACCCCGCCGCCCAGGCGCTGGAGTTCGTCGCGGCAGGCTGTGAATGGCTGCATCTGGTCGATCTGAATGGCGCCTTCGCCGGTGAGCCGGTCAATGCCGCCCCGGTCGAGGAGATCCTGAAACAGTGCAAGGTGCCCGCCCAGCTCGGTGGTGGCATCCGCGACATGAAGACCATCGAGAACTGGATCGACAAGGGGCTGGCCCGCGTGATCCTGGGCACCGTGGCGGTGGAAAACCCCGATCTGGTACGCGAGGCCGCGCGCGCATTCCCCGGCAAGGTCGCCGTCGGCATCGACGCCCGCAATGGCCGCGTGGCCACCAAGGGCTGGGCCGAGGAAACCGACGTGATGGTCACCGACCTCGCCAAGTCTTTCGAGGACGCAGGGGTTGCCGCCATCATCTACACGGACATCATGCGGGACGGCGCAATGAAGGGCCCGAACGTAGAAGCCACCGCCGATCTCGCCAATGCGGTCTCGATTCCGGTGATCGCCTCGGGCGGCGTCTCCTCGCTCGATGATCTGCGGGCACTCAAATCCTGCGGCGCGCCGCTCAATGGCGCCATCTCGGGCCGCGCGCTTTATGATGGCGCCATCGACCTGAGTGAGGCACTAGCCGTCTTGAAAGGATAG
- a CDS encoding peroxiredoxin-like family protein, producing the protein MLMPRQKTPNLNLPLLGGGTFDLATEDSSRGTVICFYRGLHCPICANYLKELEKKTADFAERGVGTIAISTDGQERTREMAEKVEAKGLRFAYDLPLQVAKDWGLYISTSRGKTSIGIEEPALFSEPGLFMVTPEQTLYYGSVQTMPFVRPHFSELVSALDFAIANDYPARGEYTGAV; encoded by the coding sequence ATGCTGATGCCCCGCCAGAAAACCCCGAACCTCAACCTGCCGCTCTTGGGCGGTGGCACCTTTGATCTTGCCACAGAGGACAGCAGCCGCGGCACGGTGATCTGCTTTTATCGCGGCCTGCATTGCCCGATCTGCGCCAACTACCTGAAAGAGCTGGAAAAGAAGACCGCCGATTTCGCCGAGCGCGGTGTCGGCACCATCGCCATCAGCACCGACGGTCAAGAGCGCACCCGCGAGATGGCCGAAAAGGTGGAGGCCAAGGGCCTGCGCTTTGCCTATGACCTGCCCCTGCAAGTGGCCAAGGATTGGGGGCTCTATATCTCCACCTCGCGCGGCAAGACCTCCATTGGAATCGAAGAACCGGCGCTCTTTTCCGAACCCGGCCTTTTCATGGTGACGCCCGAGCAGACGCTTTACTATGGATCGGTCCAGACCATGCCTTTTGTACGGCCGCATTTCTCGGAGCTGGTCTCGGCCCTCGATTTCGCCATTGCCAACGATTATCCGGCGCGGGGCGAATACACCGGCGCGGTCTGA